CTACATTAAGAACGGCGACATTCGTGGTAAACGCGGATGATGCTGTCCGCTTTGAGATCAGGAAGACTACCGGCGGGAACAACCGGATTAATATTGACGACTTCGTTGTTTACAGTTACAGAGAAGTCGCTACTGCTGATAGTAGTATTAGCGATACGTTCGGTGATAACACAAACATGTTATTGGGGAATCCAAGCGGTGCGATCAGCAGTGTTCTCAATCCTAATAATTACCTGATAGATCAGACCTATTTCGTTGAGAGTTACGACAGGGATAAGACTGGCCCTAACTGGGTAAGCTGGTATGTAGGCAGCACTAGTCTGGGCAGCGCCAAACGTGTAAATTCATTCAGGGTAGATGAGAGACTGCCCCTGAGCTGGTATAGGGTGAGTAGCTCAAGCTATGAAGGATCTGGATTTAACAGAGGGCATAACTGTCCGAGTGCTGATCGTACGTCTACCACAGAAGCTAACCGGGCCACCTTCCTGATGACCAACATGATCCCTCAGGCTCCTAATAACAATCAACAGACCTGGGGTAACCTTGAAGATTATACCCGGTCGCTGGTAAATGCCGGCAATGAGGTTTATGTTATTATGGGCAGTTACGGAAAAGGGGGGGTGGGGTCAAAAGGCTTTGCCGCAGCAATCGATGATGGTAAAATATGCGTGCCGCGCAGGATATGGAAGGTGATCGTGGTGCTGCCTGATGGCGGAGAAGATCTGAGGCGTATAAATTCAAGTACTCGTGTTATCGCTGTTAATACGCCCAATGATAACGATGTGAAACCCGACTGGCGACTGTATCGCGTGAATGTAAGAAGTATTGAGAAAGCTACTGGCTATAATCTTTTGTCGGCTCTTCCTAAAAGATTGCAAGATGTATTAGAGACCAGGGTCGATAGTCTTTAATTGTATTTTAATCTACAGTTTTCCAGCTTAGAAATAAATCCTATATTGCCTTTACAACAAACTACTTCCAATGCACTTAAAAATATTCAACCTTATTTTCCTGTTAATTTTTTGCAGCTGTTTCTTCTGTTCAGCCCAAAGAAGTCCATCAATTGGAAAGGGCCATACAAAGACTTTGCGTGGGGTCGCACTGGAGCATAAGCAAATTTATAGCTTTTCGTGTATCCCAATGTCCATTGAAATGATACTGAAATTTAATAAGCGCGTCGCTCCGGATTATTATGATCTTCAAAAGGACTGGAAAGATAAAAACGATGGAACGTTCAGTAATTTCGATGGCAGAACCATTTCAGGTATAAAATTTAAACATCAGTTTAATATAAGCAGGGGAGACGATTTTCCATTTGACAGTCTGTTCAAAACTATTGACGCTGAGTTAGCGGAAGGGAGAAAGGTAATTGTGTCGCTTCCATCTGGGCGGGATTTTTGGCATATGTTTGTCATCGACAGTAAAATGGGCGGTGATGATTACCTTGCGTTCAGCCGCTATTACAATGACGGCAACCTTGTAACAAAAGAGTATGTCAAGAGATCGATTCGGGAGTGCGGAGGCACCGACATCTTAACATATCGGGTTATAAATTGAAAGCCCATTAATACAGTCCATGGCCAGTAAAACACATGAAAAACGTTTATTACACTTTAGCCGCAATTCTTTTACTAATGCTTGCCGGGGTGTTTTATTATGTTGATCCGGCTACATCTGACCTTTATCCCTCTTGTCTCTTTCATAAGTTTACTGGCCTGCAATGTCCGGGATGTGGCTCTCAGAGAGCTATACACGCTATATTGAACGGCCGGTTTTCAGAGGCTGCTCATGATAATCTGCTGCTTGTTATCAGTCTGCCTTTTCTCTTGGCTTACATTGGATCCACGGCGAGAGGGATACTCATGGCAAAAGGACCGGGAACCCCTTTTCAATTTAACTTAACAATGCGGCTAATCGCAGGTGCCGCAATTATTGCTTTTTGGGTAATAAGAAATATATATTAAACTTCTGCTCTTGCCGCCAGATAATTATAGTCCTTTATGATGCTTTGTAGAAAGCTGAGGTCGTCCATTTGGACATTACGTAAGGAGAGGTGTTCTTTAACCCGGGTTGCAGTATCATATAAAAGAACAGAATTGCCGCTTTTTCTCACATTGTTTATTACTTCATGAATAAGGACAATGTCTTTGTCCTGTAAAAGAGTTACTTCGGGGAAAACCGGTTCATAGGCTTCTTCGGGTGGTACAAAAGCGACGTGCTGTATATCGGTTCGGGGAACGGTTTTTATTAGCGTTGTTCCGGCGACGATGTCTCCTATCCGCTGTTTATTTTCTGACAACGCTACTGCAATGATTGCTGCAACACCTGAAGTGAAGGTGATGTCGACTATCCGGAACATCCATCTCAACAGGTATTGGCCTACCGTCGGAGAGGAGCCGTCGAGGCTGATCACCCTGATCTTCATTGCTTTTTTGCCGATGCTCTGGCCGTTAAAGAGTATTTCGCAGAGCAGGTCATAAAATACCACTACTGATGTAAAGAGTATCACGGCGAATCCGGTGCTGACGTCGTCCATTCGTCCGCC
The window above is part of the Arcticibacter tournemirensis genome. Proteins encoded here:
- a CDS encoding DNA/RNA non-specific endonuclease encodes the protein MKLHRLLFTHLSSLFILIICTNATETAVPENGMRKSVARLFQPDLILSEAFELGSKNAYASENVTFATGLWSLDDAMTGSLAADRKSGAQSVRIRRLGKLRMKFDTERAVSKVTLKYAVFGADGPSNFQLWVSDDKGKRYRQAGATVTAADTTLRTATFVVNADDAVRFEIRKTTGGNNRINIDDFVVYSYREVATADSSISDTFGDNTNMLLGNPSGAISSVLNPNNYLIDQTYFVESYDRDKTGPNWVSWYVGSTSLGSAKRVNSFRVDERLPLSWYRVSSSSYEGSGFNRGHNCPSADRTSTTEANRATFLMTNMIPQAPNNNQQTWGNLEDYTRSLVNAGNEVYVIMGSYGKGGVGSKGFAAAIDDGKICVPRRIWKVIVVLPDGGEDLRRINSSTRVIAVNTPNDNDVKPDWRLYRVNVRSIEKATGYNLLSALPKRLQDVLETRVDSL
- a CDS encoding RDD family protein is translated as MQTIKITTSQNIDIDYEVAGLGERILGYLIDWGIFILLFFGFAILATILGYGGRMDDVSTGFAVILFTSVVVFYDLLCEILFNGQSIGKKAMKIRVISLDGSSPTVGQYLLRWMFRIVDITFTSGVAAIIAVALSENKQRIGDIVAGTTLIKTVPRTDIQHVAFVPPEEAYEPVFPEVTLLQDKDIVLIHEVINNVRKSGNSVLLYDTATRVKEHLSLRNVQMDDLSFLQSIIKDYNYLAARAEV
- a CDS encoding DUF2752 domain-containing protein, which gives rise to MKNVYYTLAAILLLMLAGVFYYVDPATSDLYPSCLFHKFTGLQCPGCGSQRAIHAILNGRFSEAAHDNLLLVISLPFLLAYIGSTARGILMAKGPGTPFQFNLTMRLIAGAAIIAFWVIRNIY